AGGACTAGAATTGACCATTGCAGCTTCTGCATCTTCCATGTTCTCAATCGTATGATGGATCATGGATTGCAGCTTCTCCACATTATCGCTTCGATCGTCTGGCTTTGGTGTATTTTGTGCCATTGTCATGTACCTCCTTTTAAAAAGTACATCAATAGTATGCAACTACACATATCGATTATTAGCGGAAAACAGTGGATATCTTTTCACGGGAAAAATTAAAGCCCGCCATTTATATGGCAGGCGTATTCATTCAACTATTCGCCTTTGGTTTGCATGACCTGGGCATGTTCACCCGACTTGTCGTTCATTTTCTTGCCTTTATTACCGCTGAATCCACGTGGCTGTGTTCCAAGGTGGCTTGGAACATGATGCTTACTGTCCCTTTTAGGATTGCTCATGTATATCCCTCCTCTAGAATAAGTTTCTCCTAAAGAAGAGGTATTCATAAATGGTAATGTATGATAGTTACTCAGCTTTGCCTAAGTGTTTTTGTTCTAACTTGGCCTCTATTTTCTCGAGTGCATCACGGTCATTTAGAAGTTGGCGTTTATTTTCCATTACAAGCTCTTGAAAAGAACGCTTTCTTGGTTTTCTCATCGTGTTCACCATCCTTTGTCATCATTGTAACAGTTATTATGTCCGGAAACGGTTGCAATTATTACAACTTTTTGAAAATTTAATCGTATTTTACTCATACCCGATAAATCCATAGTTCTTACAAGCAATTTTTCCCATAAAAAATACACCAGTAGTCAAACTGGTGTGGGATTTACTTCAAAAGTTCCTGCATTTGCTCGAATGTCAGCGAACCAATTTGCTTTTTAATAATCAAGCCGTGTTCATCAATAATCAATGAGGTAGGAATGGATATGACTGAATAGGTTTGCTGCGTCCTTCCTTCTTTATCAAGTAAAATAGGGAAGGTTAATCCATTCTCCTCGACAAATCCCTTTACATTATTTTGAGGATCAAGATTTACTGCCAGAATTTCCACTTCTTTTGAATTTTCCTTATAAAATTTCTCCATTGCCGGCATTTCCTCTTTGCAGGGCGGACACCATGTGGCCCAAAAGTTCACCATCACTTTTTTACCTCTGTAGTCTTTCAGGCTGACCTCTTCTCCATCAAGGTTTTTCAATGTGAAATTCGGTGCTGCCATCCCGGCACCGATGCCAGTCGTTGCATTAGATGCTTCAATTGCAAGTGGTTCATCGGCCGTATTTAATTGCTGAAAAATTGCAAATAACACTAATCCAGCCAGTATACCTGCTCCAATCGCTTTTTTGATCATTGGAAAACCCCCTTTGATTTGTTTACAAGTAGGATATCCCAAGTATACAAAGATAATGAAAGTGGAAATGTGAGAATATTTGAGGATTATGTGAATTTTATTTGAAAGTTGCCCTGACACTAGTCGATGGGTCCGAATCTTGGTTCACCATCGATTGAAATTTAAGCAGCTCCAGCATTTGTATTCCACCTCTCATTCCGTTCTTATGCCGACATTAAAAGCGCAGCATAAAAATGCCAGGGAGTGCATCCCTGGCATACTGCTTGCTATTTTTCAAATAAGCGCGGCAGGTCTTCGCTGT
This portion of the Mesobacillus sp. S13 genome encodes:
- a CDS encoding peroxiredoxin family protein, translated to MIKKAIGAGILAGLVLFAIFQQLNTADEPLAIEASNATTGIGAGMAAPNFTLKNLDGEEVSLKDYRGKKVMVNFWATWCPPCKEEMPAMEKFYKENSKEVEILAVNLDPQNNVKGFVEENGLTFPILLDKEGRTQQTYSVISIPTSLIIDEHGLIIKKQIGSLTFEQMQELLK
- a CDS encoding FbpB family small basic protein, which translates into the protein MRKPRKRSFQELVMENKRQLLNDRDALEKIEAKLEQKHLGKAE
- a CDS encoding acid-soluble spore protein N; its protein translation is MSNPKRDSKHHVPSHLGTQPRGFSGNKGKKMNDKSGEHAQVMQTKGE
- the tlp gene encoding small acid-soluble spore protein Tlp, giving the protein MAQNTPKPDDRSDNVEKLQSMIHHTIENMEDAEAAMVNSSPEDQQRIKEKNERRRESIDAFRAEIKDEAHNQQ